In the Leptolyngbya sp. FACHB-261 genome, one interval contains:
- a CDS encoding tetratricopeptide repeat protein: MTDNTMDLSKQDLSQQHQDLSSSEQSQGRDPVQTVATGLGVVSGGLAGALIGRLVGGRWGAAVGAVVGGVAGANTGREAAEGVDRKLESVVDTVKQTVEDIKPSVIGTVDAVKHNIEAAQPSVTGVIDSVKQTIDETRPSVTHALDAVTPSVTHAIDAVAETIDEARPSVVGTADAVRATVEDARPAVNEAVHKTSESIQSSASSIAGSVQGAAQSVQSAAQDAQPKMTQALESVSNNVQSSVSKVADSVQGAAQNALSSATSGTSTSGTGTTIDASPMTFSDQADTSLQPAAQTSSTNVVTISPVTDQANIQLVQNEFNRGLLLSSEGDLPGAESAFEQVVSMAPDSPEAHFNLGVVLLQQGREMEGIAYIRQARDLSFLQGDVEASANLDLILQQIGAIG; encoded by the coding sequence ATGACGGACAATACGATGGATCTTAGTAAGCAGGATCTCAGTCAACAGCATCAAGATTTATCTTCCTCAGAGCAGAGCCAAGGGCGCGACCCGGTCCAAACTGTTGCAACAGGGCTTGGGGTTGTAAGCGGAGGCTTGGCAGGAGCACTCATCGGTCGGCTAGTAGGCGGACGCTGGGGCGCTGCTGTGGGTGCAGTCGTTGGTGGTGTAGCGGGTGCTAACACTGGACGTGAAGCGGCTGAAGGAGTTGACCGGAAGCTTGAAAGTGTAGTCGATACTGTGAAGCAGACAGTTGAGGACATCAAGCCCTCTGTTATTGGCACAGTCGATGCTGTGAAGCACAATATCGAAGCGGCTCAACCCTCTGTGACTGGGGTGATTGATTCGGTCAAACAGACAATTGATGAAACTCGGCCCTCGGTAACCCACGCACTTGACGCCGTAACGCCCTCTGTTACCCATGCGATCGATGCAGTAGCAGAGACGATTGATGAAGCCCGTCCCTCAGTGGTAGGAACGGCAGATGCGGTAAGAGCAACGGTTGAAGATGCTCGGCCTGCTGTGAACGAAGCAGTTCACAAGACCTCCGAAAGCATTCAATCCTCGGCATCTAGCATTGCAGGTTCAGTGCAAGGTGCAGCTCAGTCTGTTCAGAGTGCAGCGCAAGATGCTCAACCCAAAATGACGCAAGCTCTGGAAAGTGTGTCTAACAATGTTCAGTCGTCGGTGTCAAAGGTAGCAGATTCCGTGCAAGGTGCTGCACAGAATGCGCTCTCATCTGCGACCAGTGGTACTTCAACTAGTGGTACTGGAACAACGATAGACGCTAGCCCGATGACCTTCTCCGATCAGGCAGATACTTCGCTGCAACCGGCTGCTCAAACGAGTTCAACCAATGTAGTGACGATTAGCCCAGTCACTGACCAGGCTAATATTCAATTAGTTCAAAACGAATTCAATCGCGGCTTGCTGCTCAGCAGTGAAGGGGATCTCCCTGGAGCTGAATCTGCATTCGAGCAAGTTGTCAGCATGGCACCGGATTCTCCCGAAGCGCACTTCAACTTGGGTGTTGTACTGTTGCAGCAAGGAAGAGAGATGGAAGGCATTGCCTACATCCGACAAGCGCGGGATCTTTCTTTTCTGCAAGGTGATGTTGAGGCATCAGCAAATCTCGACCTCATCCTACAGCAGATCGGCGCTATCGGTTAA
- a CDS encoding cation:proton antiporter: MQGPIFTFTLLLLVILVVPPLFERLRLPGLVGLLIAGIVLGQSGLQWLDAKSETMQLLSGIGKVYLMFVAGLEIDLKQFHKTRNRSLGFGFLTFIVPMIMGTTVGRLFDFGWNASVLIGSLLASHTLLAYPIVSRLGVVSNEAVMVTIGATIITDTAALLVLAVCVGIHLGSFTALSFATLIVGLALYSVLVLVGFDWAGKEFFRRSGDAEGNQFLFILLALFLASVGAQVIGVEQIVGAFLAGLAVNDVLGNSPVKEKVEFVGSVLFIPCFFIDMGLLINLPAFLETLGAIWLTAAIVGGLISSKFIAALLSKWLYHYKFPELMTMWSLSLPQVAATLTATLVGYQTLNAAGERLIGEGVLNSVIVLMVVTSVLGPLITARFAPQLTIPTTALESLSAPWFTHTPLSDSKETNRPFTIVVPTYNPKTQQYLIEMAALLARHESGRIIPVAIVKAPVYMDHPQLESLLERNHKRLQATIAIGQEFNVETQAAIRIDDDVATGISRVSREHNANLIVMGWSRTTGFRARLFGNVIDSVICAAHCPVAVTRLLISPTAIQSILVLVNDFTSETLRTIRFAQILADANQATVVLFHVSNPQMSTAQSSEFSARLSAIAANRELKIRTTIETVHSSDIAGAVLQAAEDVDLVMLHTVRYRTAGGLAVSEVTTHIVQSLNCSLILLGEPQA; the protein is encoded by the coding sequence ATGCAAGGTCCAATTTTCACGTTCACTCTGCTGCTGCTGGTCATTCTGGTGGTACCACCACTATTTGAGCGGTTGCGTCTGCCTGGACTTGTCGGCTTATTGATTGCTGGAATTGTGTTGGGGCAAAGCGGGTTGCAATGGTTGGATGCCAAATCCGAGACCATGCAATTGCTATCAGGCATCGGCAAGGTCTACCTGATGTTTGTGGCAGGTTTGGAAATCGACCTCAAACAGTTCCACAAAACCCGCAATCGCTCCTTGGGTTTTGGTTTTCTCACGTTTATTGTCCCAATGATCATGGGCACTACGGTCGGGCGACTGTTTGACTTTGGCTGGAATGCCTCTGTGCTGATTGGGTCTTTGCTCGCTTCCCACACCCTGCTGGCTTACCCGATCGTGAGCCGTCTGGGAGTCGTTTCTAATGAAGCTGTGATGGTGACGATCGGTGCCACCATTATTACCGACACGGCAGCACTACTGGTGTTGGCCGTGTGTGTTGGAATTCATTTAGGCTCCTTTACTGCCCTGAGCTTTGCGACGCTAATAGTTGGCCTAGCGCTCTATTCAGTGTTGGTGTTAGTAGGTTTTGACTGGGCAGGTAAGGAGTTTTTTCGGCGTTCTGGTGATGCTGAAGGCAATCAGTTTCTGTTCATCCTACTGGCGCTGTTTCTGGCATCAGTTGGAGCGCAGGTCATCGGAGTAGAGCAAATTGTTGGGGCTTTCCTGGCAGGGTTAGCAGTTAATGATGTCCTAGGTAATAGTCCTGTAAAAGAAAAGGTAGAGTTTGTTGGCAGCGTGCTGTTTATCCCCTGCTTCTTTATAGATATGGGGCTGCTGATCAACCTACCTGCCTTCCTTGAAACCTTAGGTGCTATCTGGCTCACTGCGGCGATTGTCGGTGGACTGATCAGTAGCAAGTTCATCGCGGCCCTTCTGTCTAAGTGGCTCTATCACTACAAATTTCCAGAGTTAATGACGATGTGGTCTTTGTCCCTACCGCAAGTAGCTGCAACCCTGACCGCTACGCTGGTAGGATATCAGACCCTCAATGCGGCAGGAGAACGGCTGATTGGAGAAGGGGTGCTCAATAGCGTCATTGTGCTGATGGTGGTGACCTCCGTTCTCGGCCCCTTGATCACAGCTCGATTTGCTCCCCAGCTGACGATTCCAACAACTGCTCTTGAGTCCTTGTCAGCGCCCTGGTTCACGCATACCCCGCTTTCAGACAGCAAGGAAACCAATAGGCCCTTCACGATTGTGGTTCCTACTTACAATCCCAAAACCCAGCAGTATCTCATTGAAATGGCAGCGTTGTTAGCGCGTCACGAGTCAGGGCGGATTATTCCTGTGGCGATTGTCAAAGCGCCTGTTTACATGGATCATCCTCAGCTAGAATCCCTTCTGGAACGTAACCATAAACGACTGCAAGCTACGATCGCAATTGGGCAGGAGTTTAACGTAGAAACCCAGGCAGCCATTCGGATTGATGATGATGTGGCAACTGGAATTAGCCGAGTTAGTCGAGAACACAATGCCAATTTAATTGTGATGGGCTGGTCTCGCACGACAGGATTTCGAGCCCGCCTGTTTGGCAATGTCATTGATAGTGTCATTTGTGCTGCTCATTGTCCGGTTGCCGTAACCCGTTTATTAATCAGCCCCACAGCAATTCAAAGCATTCTGGTTCTCGTCAATGATTTCACTTCAGAAACCTTACGCACCATTCGCTTTGCCCAAATTTTGGCAGATGCAAACCAGGCAACTGTAGTCCTATTTCATGTGAGCAATCCTCAGATGTCTACAGCCCAATCATCTGAGTTCTCAGCTCGGTTATCTGCAATTGCTGCGAACCGTGAGCTGAAGATCAGGACAACTATTGAAACCGTTCACAGCAGCGACATCGCAGGAGCAGTTCTGCAGGCGGCAGAAGATGTTGACTTGGTGATGTTGCATACTGTTCGCTATCGGACTGCAGGAGGACTAGCGGTGAGTGAGGTGACCACCCACATTGTTCAATCTCTAAATTGTTCTCTGATCCTGTTAGGAGAACCCCAAGCTTGA
- a CDS encoding VOC family protein, producing MLKRIDHIYLSVSDFSRSETFYDLVMQELEQHKGDKAIAGEPHAHYLGPQFQLTIRPAKTGQKHDPYTPGLHHLCFQVETMTEIDSCFEKLRAVGIEVSPPKRYPEYHPEYYAIFFEDPDGIRLEIVAETSARQALESQWDELEEFLNPLQALLKNEHHNP from the coding sequence ATGCTAAAAAGAATCGACCACATTTACCTCTCGGTTTCCGATTTTTCCCGCTCTGAGACATTCTACGACCTGGTTATGCAGGAACTCGAGCAACACAAGGGTGATAAAGCTATTGCTGGTGAACCGCACGCCCATTACTTAGGTCCACAGTTTCAGTTGACAATTCGGCCCGCAAAGACAGGACAAAAACACGATCCCTATACTCCCGGCTTGCATCACCTCTGCTTTCAGGTAGAGACAATGACCGAAATAGACTCATGCTTTGAGAAGCTCAGAGCAGTGGGAATCGAGGTAAGCCCACCCAAACGGTATCCCGAATACCATCCTGAATACTACGCTATATTTTTCGAGGATCCAGACGGCATAAGACTGGAAATTGTTGCCGAAACATCTGCCCGCCAAGCTTTAGAGTCGCAGTGGGATGAACTGGAGGAATTTCTGAATCCTCTACAGGCATTGCTCAAGAATGAGCATCACAACCCCTAA
- a CDS encoding glutathione S-transferase: MITVHHLNNSRSQRVLWLLEELGLEYEIKHYERDPQTMLAPTSLREVHPLGKSPVITDAGLTLAESGAIVEYLVERYGNGRLVPTPGTPERLRYTYWLHYAEGSVMPPLLLKLVFDRIEQQPMPFFARPIARAIVTRTKSSFTGPQIALHLDYLEAEIGKSEWFAGHEFTAADIQMSFPLEAATGRAGLNASRPKLMAFLDRIHQRPAYRRALERGGVYDL, from the coding sequence ATGATCACCGTCCACCACTTGAATAACTCCCGCTCCCAACGGGTGCTCTGGTTGCTAGAAGAACTCGGGTTGGAATACGAAATCAAGCACTACGAGCGCGACCCACAAACCATGCTGGCACCGACATCACTGCGCGAGGTGCATCCACTCGGTAAGTCGCCGGTGATTACCGATGCTGGATTAACCCTGGCGGAATCCGGAGCTATTGTTGAGTATCTGGTCGAACGCTACGGTAACGGACGCTTGGTTCCGACTCCGGGCACACCGGAGCGGTTGCGTTACACCTACTGGCTACATTATGCAGAAGGCTCAGTGATGCCGCCGCTGCTGCTCAAGCTTGTCTTCGACCGAATCGAGCAACAGCCAATGCCCTTTTTTGCGCGTCCGATTGCCCGAGCGATTGTAACTCGCACGAAAAGCTCATTTACTGGACCTCAAATTGCGCTGCACCTAGATTACCTAGAGGCGGAGATTGGCAAAAGCGAATGGTTTGCAGGCCATGAATTTACTGCCGCCGATATCCAGATGAGCTTCCCGCTAGAGGCGGCTACGGGAAGGGCAGGACTAAACGCGAGTCGGCCTAAGCTTATGGCATTCCTGGATCGCATTCATCAACGTCCGGCCTACCGCCGTGCCCTAGAGCGCGGTGGTGTCTATGACTTATGA
- a CDS encoding GNAT family N-acetyltransferase, giving the protein MNIKIDDLSGPEIYELLQEHLQSAALHSPPESVHALDIEALRKPEITFWTVWENGELLGCGAIKELDAQHGEIKSMRTSSLHLRKGVATNLLKYILEEARRRGYRRLSLETGSMEAFEPARKLYANFGFTYCQPFADYVEDPYSVFMTREL; this is encoded by the coding sequence ATGAATATTAAAATAGACGATTTAAGCGGTCCCGAGATATACGAACTGTTGCAAGAACATCTTCAGAGTGCGGCTCTACACTCGCCGCCTGAGAGTGTGCATGCCTTGGATATTGAAGCATTACGCAAACCGGAAATTACATTCTGGACTGTGTGGGAAAATGGGGAGCTACTCGGCTGTGGAGCAATCAAAGAACTGGATGCTCAACATGGCGAAATCAAATCTATGCGGACATCTTCGCTGCACCTTAGAAAAGGCGTTGCGACCAATCTTCTTAAGTACATACTTGAAGAAGCTAGGCGGCGCGGTTACAGACGGTTAAGTTTAGAAACGGGATCAATGGAAGCTTTCGAGCCTGCTCGTAAACTCTACGCTAATTTTGGCTTTACCTATTGCCAACCTTTTGCAGATTATGTTGAAGATCCGTATAGCGTCTTTATGACAAGAGAGCTTTGA
- a CDS encoding nuclear transport factor 2 family protein, whose product MKTENLRINQLSSKAYEWYLQYLKALDTLDIEAYGRFLAPDCSVQSNNDPAMKGKEVVMQGLAGYWTTFASLEHDLLNIYGSDSCFVLEALNHYKRNDEKTVAIRAVAFTDRNEEGLVTSVRFYTDTTPLFA is encoded by the coding sequence GTGAAAACCGAAAACCTAAGGATCAATCAACTTTCTTCCAAAGCATATGAGTGGTATCTGCAGTATTTAAAGGCGTTAGACACTTTAGATATTGAAGCATATGGCAGATTTTTAGCGCCGGATTGCTCCGTACAATCAAACAACGACCCTGCAATGAAAGGCAAAGAGGTTGTGATGCAGGGACTTGCTGGGTATTGGACGACCTTCGCCAGTCTGGAACACGACTTGTTAAATATCTACGGTAGCGACTCATGCTTCGTGCTTGAGGCACTGAATCATTACAAACGCAATGATGAAAAGACGGTTGCCATTCGAGCCGTTGCTTTTACTGATCGCAATGAGGAGGGGTTGGTGACCTCGGTTAGATTCTACACAGATACTACACCGTTGTTTGCATAG
- a CDS encoding YdeI family protein: protein MLKFDDRIETIYASDRKAWRQWLEKNYCTSIGIWLIYYKVKSGKPSVQYSEAVKEALCFGWIDSKVKSLDEERYMQIFTPRKPKSVWSKLNKQYIEELIAQGLMTEAGLKKINAAKQDGSWALLDEIEALSVPVDLKQALEANEIANQNFESFSNSAKKNILFWIDSAKRPETRLKRIEKTISSVAQNRNPLTQ from the coding sequence ATGCTGAAATTTGATGACCGAATCGAAACTATTTATGCCAGCGATCGCAAGGCGTGGCGGCAATGGTTAGAAAAGAACTATTGCACCTCGATCGGCATATGGTTGATTTATTACAAGGTCAAAAGCGGTAAGCCCAGCGTTCAATACAGCGAAGCAGTCAAAGAAGCCTTATGTTTCGGTTGGATTGACAGTAAAGTTAAATCTTTAGATGAAGAACGCTATATGCAAATCTTCACACCCCGAAAACCCAAAAGTGTATGGTCAAAACTCAATAAGCAGTACATTGAAGAACTGATCGCACAAGGATTGATGACTGAGGCGGGTCTCAAAAAGATTAATGCTGCGAAGCAAGATGGCTCGTGGGCTCTGCTAGATGAGATCGAAGCATTAAGCGTGCCAGTGGACTTAAAGCAAGCCTTAGAAGCAAACGAAATAGCTAACCAGAATTTTGAGTCGTTCAGTAATTCAGCAAAGAAGAATATTCTCTTTTGGATTGATAGTGCAAAGCGTCCAGAGACCAGGTTGAAGAGGATTGAAAAGACCATAAGCTCAGTAGCGCAGAATAGAAATCCATTGACCCAATGA
- a CDS encoding cupin domain-containing protein — protein MLHESKPIAVVASEMPVRTKPSVYPEPFASRMAGREKRPLGDLFGLTNFGVNLTRLAPNAVSALRHAHTKQDEFVYILQGRPTLHTNEGRTQLCAGMCAGFKAGTGNGHRLINETTEEVVYLEVGDRTPGDEGYYPDDDLKALLVEGMWSFVHKDGSPYV, from the coding sequence ATGTTGCATGAGTCAAAGCCGATTGCTGTCGTCGCGTCTGAGATGCCAGTGCGAACTAAACCTTCCGTCTATCCAGAGCCTTTTGCGTCGCGCATGGCTGGAAGGGAGAAGCGCCCCCTCGGCGATCTCTTTGGCCTCACAAACTTTGGTGTAAACCTCACGCGCTTGGCTCCCAATGCAGTGTCTGCCCTTCGTCACGCGCATACGAAGCAAGACGAGTTTGTCTATATTCTCCAAGGCCGACCTACCCTTCATACAAACGAGGGGCGAACTCAACTCTGTGCCGGAATGTGCGCCGGGTTTAAGGCAGGCACAGGCAACGGACACCGCTTGATCAACGAAACCACAGAGGAGGTCGTGTACCTCGAAGTTGGCGATCGGACACCCGGAGACGAGGGATACTATCCCGATGACGACCTTAAAGCCTTGCTCGTTGAGGGGATGTGGAGTTTCGTTCACAAAGACGGCTCTCCATATGTGTGA
- a CDS encoding nuclear transport factor 2 family protein: MPRIGKVFRRPQTSSVDGGETIVVLGHYSGTYKATGKSFRAPFAHVWKVRDGRAIRYVQYTDTLLVQQALQ; this comes from the coding sequence TTGCCACGGATTGGGAAGGTTTTCAGACGACCCCAGACGAGTTCCGTCGATGGCGGTGAGACAATCGTCGTCCTCGGCCACTATAGCGGCACCTACAAGGCAACCGGTAAAAGCTTCCGGGCGCCGTTTGCCCATGTTTGGAAGGTTCGCGACGGGAGAGCTATCCGCTACGTCCAGTACACGGACACGTTGCTGGTCCAACAGGCGCTTCAGTAA
- a CDS encoding nuclear transport factor 2 family protein, which yields MAATTSLQIIKSLYEALTKGDVTTVRPLLDPQIEWTEAEGFPLSGTYHGPEAALKGVLMRLATDWEGFQTTPDEFRRWR from the coding sequence ATGGCTGCCACAACATCTCTCCAAATCATCAAGTCGCTTTACGAGGCCTTAACCAAGGGCGACGTCACCACAGTCCGACCCCTACTTGATCCTCAAATCGAATGGACGGAAGCAGAGGGATTCCCCCTCTCTGGCACGTACCATGGACCGGAGGCGGCTCTCAAGGGGGTGCTAATGAGGCTTGCCACGGATTGGGAAGGTTTTCAGACGACCCCAGACGAGTTCCGTCGATGGCGGTGA
- a CDS encoding SDR family oxidoreductase — MTTALITGASAGIGAAFAQQLAARQTDLVLVARSQDKLHELANSLHHQYHIQVDIIVQDLTAADATETIFQTVQHLGRSIDLLVNNAGIGDYGDFAESDRDLQLKMVQLNIATIVDLTHRFLPGMRQRRTGGVINLSSVAAFQSMPYFSIYAATKAFILSFSEALWAENRSYGVHVLAVCPGPAGIKFFKEAGFPPFLVNVAEKFDTPAETVVRDAIKAFEKRESIVIPGSLINPILATLPRFLPREGVSSFWKLVLGSDAGKQ, encoded by the coding sequence ATGACAACAGCCTTGATTACCGGAGCCTCTGCCGGCATTGGTGCAGCATTTGCACAGCAATTAGCAGCGCGGCAAACTGATCTTGTGCTGGTTGCTCGTTCCCAGGACAAGTTACACGAACTTGCCAATTCGCTCCATCATCAATATCACATCCAAGTAGATATCATCGTCCAGGATTTGACAGCAGCAGACGCTACAGAAACAATCTTTCAAACTGTGCAGCACCTTGGACGATCGATCGACTTATTGGTGAACAATGCTGGAATTGGAGATTACGGTGATTTTGCCGAAAGCGACCGAGATCTTCAGCTTAAGATGGTGCAGCTTAATATTGCGACGATTGTAGATTTGACCCATCGCTTCTTGCCTGGGATGCGGCAGCGTCGGACTGGAGGGGTAATCAATCTGTCTTCGGTGGCAGCGTTTCAGTCTATGCCCTATTTCTCGATCTACGCGGCAACAAAAGCATTTATTCTCAGCTTTAGCGAAGCTTTGTGGGCAGAGAATCGCAGCTATGGAGTGCATGTACTAGCCGTTTGTCCAGGACCAGCTGGCATTAAATTTTTCAAAGAAGCGGGATTTCCGCCGTTCCTAGTTAATGTAGCTGAAAAGTTTGATACGCCAGCTGAGACTGTTGTACGAGATGCCATAAAAGCATTTGAAAAACGAGAATCGATCGTTATTCCCGGCAGCCTGATTAATCCCATTCTGGCTACGCTGCCTCGGTTTTTGCCCCGAGAGGGAGTTTCTAGCTTCTGGAAGCTGGTGTTAGGAAGTGATGCTGGCAAACAATAA
- a CDS encoding helix-turn-helix domain-containing protein has product MLEYIIGCKWSIRILTLIRQGVDRPGAITRSIDGLTTKVQSDCLNKMVSFGILERIAYGEIPPRVEYKLTDLGQRFVAILDAVADLQQEIEAVSQQHNTSVRAD; this is encoded by the coding sequence ATGCTGGAGTACATCATTGGCTGTAAGTGGTCGATCCGAATTTTGACCTTGATTCGTCAGGGAGTGGATCGTCCTGGAGCGATCACGCGCTCCATTGATGGGCTTACGACCAAAGTGCAAAGCGATTGCCTAAACAAGATGGTGAGCTTCGGAATTCTGGAGAGAATTGCTTACGGAGAGATTCCGCCGAGAGTTGAATACAAGCTGACCGATTTAGGGCAACGCTTTGTTGCCATTTTGGATGCAGTTGCAGATTTGCAGCAAGAGATAGAAGCGGTTAGTCAGCAGCACAACACTTCTGTTCGAGCGGACTGA
- a CDS encoding SDR family NAD(P)-dependent oxidoreductase translates to MYSEFKHKQALIIGGSSGIGRAVAEILLTQGAVVTILGRNLEKLQATASDLEQLGNIQVWQADISNRQDTFRLVEQIATELRNVQYLINSAGVFLPQSFLNHSEADYDRYLNINRGTFFATQQVVRNIVEHEQGGAIVNVGSMWAHQAVLATPSSAYSMAKAGLHALTQHLAMELAQYRIRVNAVAPAVVETPIYGAFIKPEEIHTTLQGFNNFHPIGRVGQPMDVAEIIAFLMSNHSSWVTGATWDVDGGVMAGRNS, encoded by the coding sequence ATGTACTCAGAGTTTAAGCACAAACAAGCACTCATTATCGGCGGAAGCAGTGGTATCGGACGAGCAGTTGCAGAAATTCTTCTCACTCAAGGGGCAGTCGTCACGATTTTAGGGCGCAATCTCGAAAAGCTTCAGGCAACGGCATCTGATCTAGAGCAATTAGGCAATATCCAGGTTTGGCAAGCAGACATCAGCAATCGTCAAGATACATTCCGGCTGGTTGAACAGATTGCTACCGAATTGAGGAATGTTCAGTACCTTATTAATTCGGCAGGTGTCTTTTTGCCACAGTCATTTCTCAACCACTCAGAGGCGGATTACGATCGCTACCTTAATATCAATCGCGGTACCTTCTTCGCAACACAGCAAGTTGTTCGTAATATAGTGGAGCATGAACAAGGGGGAGCAATTGTCAATGTTGGCTCAATGTGGGCACATCAAGCTGTACTTGCCACGCCATCCTCTGCATACTCAATGGCAAAGGCAGGGTTGCACGCTCTTACGCAGCACTTAGCAATGGAACTTGCTCAGTACCGAATTCGAGTCAATGCTGTCGCACCCGCAGTTGTAGAAACGCCAATTTATGGAGCTTTCATCAAACCCGAAGAGATTCATACAACGCTACAGGGCTTCAACAACTTTCATCCAATTGGTCGTGTTGGGCAACCGATGGATGTTGCAGAGATCATTGCTTTCTTAATGTCTAATCACTCTTCTTGGGTTACGGGTGCTACTTGGGATGTGGATGGTGGAGTAATGGCAGGGCGTAATTCCTAA
- a CDS encoding LysR family transcriptional regulator, translating into MDQLTSLVFFARVTQHGSFSEAARQLGSSPASVSRAVQQLEARLGSRLLNRTTRSLSLTEDGKVFYEYCQQILSQLEEAELALSQARSAPSGTLRLDLTVAFGRLYIAPVLPQLAERYPDLKFEITFNDRHTDLIEAGLDAAVRLGSSPDSQLIMHPLAMARLIVCAAPAYLSLYGEPQTLSELQSHQCLNFVMPQTGRVRDWLFQQNGRRVEIPVSGRFSFNHPEALVETAIAGGGLIQLYNFLVQPAIARGDLKPVLSAFAPTGSPISILYPQKRYVSAKLKAFIECMEELVAKLKQQNIIE; encoded by the coding sequence ATGGATCAACTCACGAGCCTAGTTTTCTTTGCGCGAGTGACGCAACACGGCAGCTTTTCTGAGGCTGCCCGTCAATTAGGTTCCTCTCCAGCATCCGTCAGTCGAGCAGTGCAGCAACTAGAGGCACGCTTGGGATCTCGCTTGCTAAACCGCACAACCCGCAGCCTTTCCTTAACTGAGGATGGAAAAGTATTTTATGAGTATTGCCAACAAATTCTGAGTCAGTTGGAGGAGGCCGAGCTTGCTTTGAGCCAGGCACGTTCTGCTCCGTCTGGAACTTTGCGCCTAGACTTAACCGTTGCATTTGGGCGGCTCTATATCGCGCCCGTCTTGCCGCAATTGGCTGAGCGATACCCCGACCTCAAGTTTGAGATTACGTTCAATGATCGTCATACAGATTTGATTGAAGCAGGCTTAGATGCTGCCGTGCGCTTGGGCAGTAGTCCAGATAGTCAGCTCATCATGCATCCTCTAGCAATGGCTCGATTAATCGTGTGTGCGGCCCCAGCTTACCTAAGTCTTTATGGAGAACCTCAAACACTTAGTGAATTGCAATCTCACCAATGCCTAAATTTTGTTATGCCCCAAACAGGGCGAGTGCGTGATTGGCTCTTTCAACAGAATGGACGGAGAGTGGAGATTCCTGTATCCGGTCGCTTCTCATTCAATCATCCAGAGGCGCTAGTAGAAACTGCGATTGCAGGGGGAGGATTGATTCAACTGTATAACTTTCTGGTTCAACCCGCGATCGCACGAGGAGACCTTAAGCCTGTTCTATCAGCGTTCGCACCAACAGGTTCGCCAATCTCCATTCTGTATCCGCAGAAGCGCTATGTCTCTGCTAAGTTGAAAGCGTTTATTGAGTGTATGGAAGAGCTCGTAGCAAAACTGAAACAGCAAAACATCATCGAATAG
- a CDS encoding SDR family oxidoreductase codes for MKLENSVALVTGANGGLGKAYVEALLAVGAERIYAAARKPESLSRIVALDPERVVPIQLDITDARSIQNVVASYQDVTLLINNAGVALNYGGFITHPDLESARAEMEVNYFGTLMMVQAFAPVLKQNGGGAIANVLSILAQATAPVIGTYSASKAAALALTKGIRAELAAQGTFVVAVMPGTIDTEMSKDYAGHKVSPMEVAQATLQAIVNEIEDVYPGEQATATAAQLLSDPKAVERQMAVLLPNP; via the coding sequence ATGAAACTCGAAAATTCAGTTGCGCTGGTTACAGGTGCTAATGGTGGTTTGGGCAAAGCCTATGTTGAAGCATTACTGGCAGTGGGAGCCGAGCGAATCTATGCTGCTGCTCGGAAGCCAGAATCACTGAGTAGAATTGTCGCGCTTGATCCAGAGCGGGTGGTTCCCATACAGCTTGACATTACCGATGCTCGATCGATTCAGAATGTCGTTGCAAGCTATCAGGATGTCACGTTATTGATCAATAACGCGGGTGTTGCCCTCAATTATGGTGGCTTCATCACCCATCCTGATCTTGAAAGTGCCAGAGCTGAGATGGAAGTTAATTACTTTGGCACGCTGATGATGGTTCAAGCGTTTGCGCCAGTTCTCAAGCAAAACGGGGGTGGAGCGATTGCCAATGTTTTATCCATCTTGGCTCAAGCAACGGCTCCGGTCATTGGTACTTACTCTGCCTCAAAAGCGGCAGCTTTGGCGTTGACTAAAGGAATTCGAGCAGAGCTTGCGGCACAAGGCACATTTGTTGTGGCTGTTATGCCTGGAACCATTGATACGGAGATGAGCAAAGACTACGCTGGCCATAAAGTTTCTCCCATGGAAGTAGCGCAAGCTACCTTACAGGCAATTGTGAATGAAATTGAGGACGTATATCCAGGGGAGCAGGCAACCGCTACAGCCGCCCAGCTACTCAGTGATCCAAAAGCGGTTGAGAGGCAAATGGCTGTTCTACTGCCCAATCCATAA